Genomic DNA from Salvia miltiorrhiza cultivar Shanhuang (shh) chromosome 1, IMPLAD_Smil_shh, whole genome shotgun sequence:
ttgatttattaattaaattaattaatttttttacattATTAATTTTGCTTAAATTCCTAAATGTCTCTCtctttatttatctattttctttattcttttttgaaaatcatcaacgttgatttataaaaaaatattcaatatagatattaaattaaagatatatatagggttggctTTTGATAATACCGTGTCCTTAGGTAGTACGTAGTATCCAATCTAAACCACACATTTTTTACATGTGGCGCACCAAGACTGTGACATGTGGTAAGGAGCTTCCAAAGCTTTACAAAGCAAAATTCACGCAGGAGTAAAATCGGAATATAACGTTTGgatattagaaaaaaaattgaaaatatttttttatatatacttttttagattttttttaagctAACATTTTTTGATGCATAAGTTTTAACAGAAAAATGCATAACTCCACacacaaaaatacattaaattgtataaaaagtgTATTGCATTATTCATtgtataaacataaaaatacatAGCATTgtacacaaaaatgcattatattaattttacaaTCGATCAGGTATTTCTCGCCACACCGCTCTCGGTCGAAATTTTTGTGTGCAATATTATGTATTTTTGTGAGCAAAGTTATGCACAAAAAAAATGACCAGGGCCTGGGGTGGCGAGAAATACCAGATTGGTCGAAAATGCAATGTATTTTGTGTATAAtgttatgcatttttatgtcAAACTTTGCATGGAAAACATGTCTGTTTCAAAAAACCTTAaaaaagtgattttttttaatattcaattttttttttagattttacCCCTATGCGGATTTTATCTTGAAAGGCCTCTACCATGGGTCACgttcttgatgcgccacattgGTAAAATGTGTGGTCCATAATTGGTACTACAAACTACCCAAGACATGGtactacatgatctcattcTTATATAGGATAtgattattatatatgtattcaagtaagaaccactaaataaataaGAACGGAGATCATTAAAATTTACAGTGAAAACATCATTTTGATAGATGAATGCAACACTTGAGCTCGAATTCTGAAGGGAgggcaaaaattttattttttcggaTATATGTAATAAATTTAGTAGCGAATGTTAATTTTTACAGTAAatgcaataattttaataattagcaCGTTCCTACAGAAATTGTAGTTCTCATTAGAACCATACCATATATTTTCCAATGAGAACTCTcatttagattgatttgtaggtgttgatttaatgtatcatatgactgatatttacctGAAATGAGAAATTTTTACTTGATTTTGAATCCTGGATGAAacgaaaattttattaatttttagttACCCAACACAATATATTagcttattcattattctcacttTTCAtcaaaaatagcaatctcactagcacataaccatatatatatatataaaatttaatttgatttaattaattagtagcATATAATTGCACattatattcataaaaaaacttaaaattagAAATTAAAGGTGAATTTTTATGATTGAATACATAATTTAAACTGAAGTTACTGATAACACTtatgttttcatttttaatgttcttataatgtcaattttatagggaattgagtgcTTGAtcattgttttgtgcttaaattactttatcttgtgaaatatgatacttgctcgtactttgatgaattttacagaattATGAAGTCTGAATTTGGACAAgtgatcttaatgaaagttgtagatcatcgcGATAatagttcgtaggcgcaaacggtttgcAAATCCGAGTTCAGATGAGAAAGATATGGCCAGAACAAGAAAGTCACGCGCAATAGTGAATAGTGTCAAACggaaatttttgaattttcgaaattttatcagtatttttgaGCTCTGTACTGTATTTTTCTCCTGTGCttatatataggtcattttcctgacctattagacacatctcttcacctttttttttttttttaattttagacttagaattttatagctttcatagattagatttattttctacaGGATTCAAGATTCCAGCAGTTCATCCTGAATTCTTTCCagattttatctattttatttatttcaattgctttctttaatttatgcttttattttattttatgatgtctagCTAATTCTTTTATCTAAAcatagggtttgtacatagttgattgaatatgtgtttttgatttattgatatcaatttgccctccaaatGTCTCAACAACGACAAATGAATGGTTCACATGCACATGTCAGAtaacttaaaatttaattttatcactgtatttatttttctatataaCATGCATCATATCCAGTACCTAACTCATTCTAAAGCCAAAATGTCtttttcatcttcatcttcagatGAATGGGAAGAACGACATTATCAACAAAATCGTCAAATTGATCGCATTATTGACGATATGCTCATAAACAATCTCAATCTTATTTTAGGAACTTCTTCTTCCACCACTAAAAAAATGTATTGTGATAGGGAACGTGAAGTTGGTGAGCAAAGTTTTATGAGTGATTATTTTGTCCCTAATCCAACGTATACTTCGGAGCTCTTCCGGCGTAGATTTTGCATGCAGAAATCATTGTTCCTTCGTATAGTAGATGCTGTTACTGCTAATGACGAATATTTTCAACAGAGACCCGATTGTACGGGTAGGCAAGGCCTTTCACCACTACAAAAATGCACTGGAGCTATGAGGGTGTTGGCTTATGGAACCACAACCGATGCCGTTGATGAATACTTACGAATGAGTTCAACAGTCACGAGGGATGCTGTCATTCATTTCATAGAAGGTATCATTTCTTGCTTTGGTGACACATACCTTAGAAGGCCCAATCAACAAGATTTGCAAAGACTACTCTATGTTGGGGAACAACGTGGTTTCCCTGGCATGATTGGAAGCATTGATTACATGCATTGGGAATTGAATAACTGTCCTACTGCCTGGGCTGGTCAATATGCAGGAAGAAGTGGAAAACCAACAATCATTTTGGAAGCCGTTGCATCATATGATTTATGGATATGGCATGCGTTCTTTGGAACTCCAGGTTCGTGCAATGATATCAATGTACTTCATCGATCTCCAGTTTTTAGTGATATTTTAGAAGGTAGAACACCGAAGATAAGTTATGCGGTCAATGGTCGTCGAAATGATAGAGCTTATTATCTCACTGATGGCATATATCCATCTTGGGCTGCATTTGTCAAGACAATTTCAAGTTCAGTGCTCCGAAAGCACGAGTTGTTCGCTCAACACCAAGAGGCTATAAGAAAAGATGCCGAGAGAGCCTTCGGAGTTCTACAAGCTCGATTTGCATTTATTCGACATCCTTGTCTCATTTGGGATATGATTTTGATGGGAAAAATTATGGTGGCTTGTATTGTATCATCATGCACAATATGATAGTGAAGATGAACGAGACACATACCAAAACTATTATGATCCCACATAATTTTTGATGGATTTACCTGCAGATGAATGTATCTATTCACTACTCAACTGAAAGAATTGCAAGTTTGTCTAATTACATGATCAAACAGGGATCGACTTCGCAATCGCGAAGCTCACAAAGCTCTTCAGAAGGACTTAATTGAGCATATATGGGCAAAATTCGGCACGACTAATTGAATATGTAATTTGCATCTATTgtacttgtaattttaattttctatatgtatttgtaatttattttatgtatttttagttTTGTTTAACTCGTGTAATTTTTGTTGTATGATCaagtaaattttaaaatttatttttttttaactttttctctattattttaatttttcaaaaaatatttaaaaattattgtaactaatataagaataaaataaaataaaaaagatatttAGGTCATGTGAGTGTCACTAATGGGAGTAGATTTAAGATAAAGGTTGGGTTGTGTATGTAGAAGAtagagaaatgaatattttaattgaagGTTAGGTTAAGGGAAAGTCACTAATGGGGATAGTTTAAGGAGTTACCAATGTCACTACCCTAAATAcctagttaaaataaaaaatcaaaaggggttatgtaaaaaaaaaaaaaaaaaactttggtgaaaattgtaattttcacacGAACTctcaattaagccaaaaaaaaatacataaatttatagtttaattgtaattttcatcGGAATTTTACTTCTgatgaaattagagcttaatctGAGATAGTCGTGTTGGTCATAGCTGCTGCTACTCATCGTGTTGGTCGAACTGAGACATTCTTGATGGG
This window encodes:
- the LOC131010081 gene encoding uncharacterized protein LOC131010081; amino-acid sequence: MYCDREREVGEQSFMSDYFVPNPTYTSELFRRRFCMQKSLFLRIVDAVTANDEYFQQRPDCTGRQGLSPLQKCTGAMRVLAYGTTTDAVDEYLRMSSTVTRDAVIHFIEGIISCFGDTYLRRPNQQDLQRLLYVGEQRGFPGMIGSIDYMHWELNNCPTAWAGQYAGRSGKPTIILEAVASYDLWIWHAFFGTPGSCNDINVLHRSPVFSDILEGRTPKISYAVNGRRNDRAYYLTDGIYPSWAAFVKTISSSVLRKHELFAQHQEAIRKDAERAFGVLQARFAFIRHPCLIWDMILMGKIMVACIVSSCTI